In the Nitrospirota bacterium genome, one interval contains:
- a CDS encoding M48 family metalloprotease — MSFFKLSALLFVLSLLAAMVGCAVNPVTGQRELMFVSEGQEVALGRDLYPNALWGAEGGGGEYRDERLRAYLKDIVLRIHGVSHRPGLPVEFAIQNSSAPNAWAIPGYVVITRGLLAGLDNEAEFAFIMGHEIGHVAAKHSARQMTSSMLLQLGLAGVGIGLSGSGYSDVAMGLGAAGGSLVLLKYGRDHELEADRLGVLYMTRLGYDPRNALSAHHSLERISRQYLESLGKEAQERSFFEELLSTHPRTSRRIDEIEHIIRTTPPSPLLGNGAFGSRFKEMTAGLEQVNTVYRDYYDKAVPAFRKGDLDEADGLLDKALARNKTQPSFPALKGFVMLKKKEYAEAERHFTAALDLDRNYAPAYRGLGASRYYRGDYHASIQHLKKGLSLFPQDAAAHYLLGMSYYRTAAYRSTVEHLKPFAGAQPRHPEVHGVLGISYEYLNDIPAAYNEYLLQLKVAPDNEMGKHAAARAPVLRAVIEGRNRRQLVP; from the coding sequence ATGTCATTTTTTAAGTTGAGCGCCTTGCTGTTCGTCCTTTCACTTCTTGCGGCAATGGTCGGCTGTGCGGTCAACCCGGTAACCGGGCAGCGCGAGCTGATGTTCGTCTCGGAGGGGCAGGAGGTCGCGCTCGGGAGGGACCTCTATCCCAACGCCCTCTGGGGAGCGGAGGGTGGCGGGGGAGAGTACCGGGACGAGCGGCTCCGGGCGTACCTGAAGGATATAGTCCTCCGGATCCATGGCGTATCGCACCGGCCGGGCCTCCCGGTCGAGTTCGCGATCCAGAACAGCTCAGCCCCCAATGCATGGGCGATACCCGGGTATGTGGTGATAACGAGAGGACTCCTTGCAGGCCTCGATAACGAGGCGGAGTTCGCCTTCATCATGGGCCACGAGATAGGCCATGTGGCAGCGAAGCATTCGGCGCGCCAGATGACCTCGTCGATGCTCCTGCAGCTCGGGCTTGCCGGCGTCGGCATCGGCCTGAGCGGCAGCGGCTATTCCGATGTCGCCATGGGATTGGGGGCTGCAGGCGGCAGCCTGGTGCTCCTGAAATACGGCAGGGACCACGAGCTCGAGGCAGACCGCCTCGGCGTGCTCTACATGACCAGGCTGGGGTACGATCCCCGCAACGCCCTGAGCGCGCATCACAGCCTCGAAAGGATATCCCGGCAGTATCTCGAGTCGCTCGGGAAAGAGGCGCAGGAGCGGTCCTTCTTCGAAGAGCTCCTCTCGACCCACCCGAGGACATCGAGGCGGATCGACGAGATAGAGCATATCATCCGGACGACGCCCCCGTCGCCGCTCCTGGGGAACGGGGCTTTCGGGAGCAGGTTCAAAGAGATGACCGCCGGACTGGAGCAGGTCAACACGGTGTATCGCGACTATTACGACAAAGCGGTACCCGCCTTCCGGAAAGGTGACCTCGATGAGGCAGACGGCCTTCTCGACAAGGCCCTCGCCCGTAACAAGACCCAGCCTTCTTTTCCTGCGCTCAAGGGCTTCGTCATGCTCAAGAAAAAGGAGTATGCGGAGGCTGAGCGGCACTTCACGGCAGCCCTCGACCTGGACCGGAATTATGCTCCGGCCTATCGCGGACTGGGCGCCTCGCGCTACTACCGCGGCGACTATCACGCGAGCATCCAGCACCTGAAAAAGGGGCTTTCGCTCTTTCCCCAGGATGCGGCTGCTCATTACCTCCTCGGGATGAGTTACTACAGGACCGCTGCCTACCGCTCAACGGTCGAGCACCTGAAGCCTTTTGCCGGAGCGCAGCCCAGGCATCCGGAAGTCCACGGCGTCCTTGGCATCTCCTATGAATATCTCAACGACATCCCCGCTGCCTACAACGAATATCTTCTGCAGCTCAAGGTCGCCCCGGATAACGAGATGGGAAAACATGCTGCTGCCCGCGCCCCGGTCCTGCGGGCTGTTATCGAGGGCCGGAACCGGCGGCAGCTGGTCCCGTGA
- a CDS encoding branched-chain amino acid ABC transporter permease, protein MLLQQLINGLTVGGVYAVIALGYTMVYGILELINFAHGEIYMLGAYFGIIFLGIFTALGLTTANLPLALLLTVILAAAFCAAYGFTMEKVAYKPLRSAPRLSPLISAIGVSIFLQNYVMLTQGATDKVFPYRFGEQRVQILNAEATVLQVVIIAASALIMLSLHFFQKTRRGKAMRATAQDKTMAALVGINVDSVISLTFVIGAGLAAVAGVMVASYYGLVNHFIGYVAGIKAFTAAVLGGIGSIPGAMLGGILLGLVESIGAAYISSEYKDAYAFIILIIILLIKPSGILGRHTEEKV, encoded by the coding sequence ATGCTGCTCCAGCAGTTGATCAACGGGCTCACCGTAGGCGGCGTCTATGCCGTCATCGCCCTCGGCTATACCATGGTATACGGCATTCTCGAGCTTATCAACTTCGCCCATGGCGAGATCTACATGCTCGGCGCCTATTTCGGCATCATTTTCCTGGGAATTTTTACCGCCCTGGGGTTGACGACCGCGAACCTCCCCCTTGCTCTCCTTCTGACTGTTATCCTTGCGGCAGCCTTCTGCGCCGCCTACGGCTTCACCATGGAAAAGGTCGCCTACAAGCCGTTGCGGAGCGCGCCGCGGCTGAGCCCGCTCATCAGCGCGATCGGGGTCTCGATCTTCCTCCAGAATTACGTGATGCTCACGCAGGGGGCGACCGACAAAGTCTTCCCGTACCGGTTCGGCGAGCAGCGCGTGCAGATACTGAACGCGGAGGCGACCGTCCTGCAGGTGGTGATCATCGCGGCTTCCGCCCTGATCATGCTCTCGCTCCACTTCTTCCAGAAGACCCGCAGGGGAAAGGCGATGAGGGCCACGGCGCAGGACAAGACCATGGCGGCGCTGGTGGGGATCAATGTGGACAGCGTCATCTCCCTCACCTTCGTCATCGGCGCAGGGCTCGCCGCGGTGGCGGGCGTCATGGTCGCTTCCTATTACGGGCTGGTGAACCACTTCATCGGTTATGTCGCCGGCATCAAGGCCTTTACCGCAGCCGTGCTGGGAGGGATCGGGAGCATACCGGGCGCAATGCTTGGCGGCATACTCCTCGGCCTGGTCGAGAGCATAGGGGCGGCCTATATCTCGAGCGAGTACAAGGACGCCTATGCGTTCATAATCCTCATCATCATCCTGCTCATCAAACCTTCCGGCATTCTCGGCAGGCATACCGAGGAAAAGGTGTGA
- a CDS encoding branched-chain amino acid ABC transporter permease: MSRTSLLRPLVIGLWAGMLLLPFAGITAALTLFACVAAGLFLFFNARKLGVAEAVKASLPFSPAGLPYLRTAALPLAVVASLAVPFGMKDYYLDVLIVAGIYILLALGLNVIVGFTGLLNLGFAAFYAIGAYTYALLNTKMGLGFWPSLPLAAAAAALAGLLVAVPALRLRGDYLAIVTLGFGEILRLVLNNWDSLTNGPNGIGGIAPPSLAGFSLGTLNAYYYVVLLFVFLGIVVIGRVERSRIGRAWVAIRENEIAAASMGINTTRYKLYAFAFGTFWAGIAGTLFSAKMRFISPESFTFMESIMVLSMIILGGIGTIHGAVLGAFLLVVLPEVLREVQVYRMLLLGIGLVLLMIFRPQGLMGKTGVTR; the protein is encoded by the coding sequence GTGAGCCGCACCTCCCTTCTCAGACCGCTGGTCATCGGCCTCTGGGCGGGAATGCTGCTGCTCCCTTTTGCCGGTATAACGGCGGCGCTGACGCTCTTCGCCTGCGTGGCAGCAGGGCTCTTTCTCTTCTTTAACGCGCGGAAGCTCGGTGTAGCGGAAGCGGTGAAGGCCTCCCTCCCGTTCAGTCCCGCGGGGCTTCCCTATCTCCGTACCGCAGCGCTTCCGCTCGCGGTGGTCGCGAGCCTTGCCGTTCCCTTCGGGATGAAGGACTACTACCTGGATGTGTTGATCGTGGCGGGTATCTACATCCTGCTCGCGCTCGGTCTCAATGTCATCGTCGGCTTCACCGGCCTGCTCAATCTCGGGTTTGCCGCCTTTTACGCCATCGGCGCGTATACCTATGCCCTGCTCAACACCAAGATGGGGCTCGGGTTCTGGCCCTCGCTGCCGCTTGCTGCCGCTGCAGCGGCTCTTGCCGGGCTGCTGGTCGCGGTGCCTGCGCTGCGCCTGCGGGGAGACTACCTCGCCATCGTGACGCTCGGGTTCGGGGAGATCCTCCGCCTCGTTCTCAATAACTGGGACAGCCTGACCAACGGACCGAACGGTATAGGGGGCATAGCCCCGCCTTCGCTCGCCGGGTTTTCACTCGGTACGCTGAACGCGTATTACTACGTGGTGCTGCTTTTCGTTTTCCTGGGCATCGTCGTGATCGGAAGGGTCGAACGCTCCCGTATAGGGAGGGCCTGGGTCGCCATACGCGAAAACGAGATCGCCGCAGCCTCGATGGGCATCAATACGACACGCTACAAGCTCTATGCCTTTGCCTTCGGCACCTTCTGGGCCGGGATAGCCGGCACCCTCTTCTCGGCAAAGATGCGCTTCATCTCCCCCGAGAGCTTCACCTTCATGGAGTCGATCATGGTGCTGAGCATGATCATCCTGGGAGGCATCGGCACTATTCACGGCGCCGTGCTCGGCGCCTTTCTGCTGGTAGTGCTGCCCGAAGTGCTGCGCGAGGTCCAGGTCTACCGGATGCTTCTCCTCGGCATCGGCCTGGTCCTGCTCATGATCTTCAGGCCCCAGGGATTGATGGGAAAGACAGGGGTAACCAGATGA
- a CDS encoding ABC transporter ATP-binding protein produces MFILELRDITKHFGGVRAIEEVSFKVESGAIISIIGPNGAGKTTLFNCLTGITRPSKGTIHFADKEISRLPAHAIAESGIARTFQNIRLFTDMTVMENVMVAQHARMRYGLLSAVARGKGFQQKEQSMKERVFEYLELVGLETFTGTVAGNLPYGSQRRLEIARALATEPQILLLDEPTAGMNPIETTEIMELIRKIRELGKTVLLIEHDMRLVMGISEKIVVLDHGVKIAEGSPEEVRNDPLVIEAYLGKETH; encoded by the coding sequence ATGTTCATACTGGAACTGCGCGACATAACGAAACACTTCGGCGGCGTACGCGCTATCGAAGAGGTGAGCTTCAAGGTGGAGAGCGGCGCCATCATCAGCATTATCGGTCCCAACGGCGCCGGCAAGACCACCCTGTTCAACTGCCTTACCGGGATAACCAGGCCGAGCAAGGGAACCATCCACTTCGCTGATAAAGAGATATCGAGACTCCCGGCCCATGCGATTGCGGAATCGGGCATTGCGCGCACCTTCCAGAATATCAGGCTCTTCACGGATATGACGGTGATGGAGAACGTGATGGTAGCCCAGCACGCGCGCATGCGGTACGGCCTGCTGAGCGCTGTTGCGCGGGGTAAGGGCTTTCAGCAGAAGGAGCAGTCCATGAAAGAGCGGGTCTTCGAGTACCTCGAGCTCGTGGGCCTCGAGACCTTTACCGGTACGGTCGCCGGCAATCTTCCCTACGGCAGCCAGCGGAGGCTCGAGATTGCGCGGGCCCTCGCCACGGAGCCGCAGATACTCCTCCTCGATGAGCCTACCGCCGGGATGAACCCCATAGAGACGACGGAAATCATGGAGCTGATCAGGAAGATCAGGGAGCTGGGCAAGACCGTTCTGCTCATCGAACATGATATGCGCCTGGTTATGGGCATCTCGGAAAAGATCGTGGTGCTCGACCACGGCGTCAAGATCGCCGAGGGCTCGCCCGAAGAGGTGCGGAACGATCCCCTCGTCATCGAGGCATACCTGGGGAAAGAAACACATTGA
- a CDS encoding ABC transporter ATP-binding protein: MLTLNSIHASYGPIKAIEDISIEVRAGEIVCLIGSNGAGKTTTLMTISGIVRPDAGMIVLEGEDIVRLTPDEVVERGISQVPEGRRIFPRLTVRENLEMGAFLRVRDFKRNLERVVTLFPILKDRQDQLGGTLSGGEQQMLAVGRALMASPKLLLLDEPSLGLAPIMVSKIFKTIKEINREGVTILLVEQNAKAALTLSHRGYVLESGRITLQGSGSDLLHSEAVRKAYLGE, translated from the coding sequence ATGTTGACGCTCAATTCTATACACGCTTCATACGGCCCGATAAAGGCCATCGAGGACATCTCGATCGAGGTGCGGGCAGGCGAGATCGTTTGTCTCATCGGCAGCAACGGCGCCGGCAAAACCACGACGCTCATGACAATCTCGGGTATCGTCAGGCCGGATGCAGGGATGATCGTCCTGGAAGGAGAGGATATCGTCCGCCTGACCCCGGATGAGGTCGTGGAGCGGGGCATCTCCCAGGTGCCTGAGGGCAGGAGGATATTCCCCCGCCTTACGGTGCGCGAGAACCTCGAGATGGGAGCATTCCTCAGGGTGCGTGATTTCAAGAGGAATCTCGAAAGGGTGGTCACGCTCTTTCCCATCCTCAAGGACCGCCAGGATCAGTTGGGAGGGACCCTGAGCGGCGGAGAGCAGCAGATGCTTGCGGTGGGAAGGGCGCTCATGGCGAGCCCGAAGCTCCTCCTGCTCGACGAGCCCTCACTCGGCCTCGCGCCTATCATGGTGAGCAAGATATTCAAGACCATAAAAGAGATCAACAGGGAGGGCGTCACCATCCTCCTCGTAGAGCAGAACGCGAAGGCGGCGCTTACGCTGTCGCACCGCGGCTACGTGCTCGAAAGCGGCCGTATCACGTTGCAGGGGAGCGGTTCAGACCTCCTGCACAGCGAGGCGGTGAGGAAGGCATATCTCGGGGAATAG
- a CDS encoding acylphosphatase, producing MKARAHVYISGRVQGVNYRWFTLEVAEELKLAGWVRNLPDRRVEAVFEGDRDTIEKAIVRCKQGPPASRVDDVDVTWEDRLEGFGDFEIRH from the coding sequence ATGAAAGCGCGGGCCCATGTCTATATTTCAGGAAGAGTGCAGGGGGTGAACTACCGGTGGTTTACTCTCGAAGTGGCCGAGGAGCTGAAGCTGGCCGGCTGGGTGAGGAATCTCCCCGACCGCCGGGTCGAGGCGGTGTTCGAGGGGGATCGGGACACGATCGAAAAGGCTATCGTGAGGTGCAAGCAGGGACCTCCGGCGTCGCGCGTCGACGATGTCGATGTCACCTGGGAAGACCGCCTCGAGGGATTCGGGGACTTCGAGATCCGGCATTAG
- a CDS encoding alcohol dehydrogenase catalytic domain-containing protein — translation MRASYLVKPGSLELREVPVPEPGKEEVLIKVRAALTCGTDLKAYLRGHPMIPMPGVCGHEFSGVVAKTGEGVTEFKSGDEIMAVHSAPCLACRYCRKELFNLCENIMTSKVMGAFAEYILLPSHIAQQNLFHKPPHLSFEEAAFLEPLSCVVHGMQGVEIRRGDTVLVIGTGPIGLLHLLLLKQKGATVVITGLEQERLDLAKQLRADAAILPSGLKSFIPEYTNGLGVDTVFECTGQIDVWESSVDYVRRGGTVVLFGGVKQGTVATYDTYRLHYDELTLKGVFHFTPRDVKKAYELLTGGTIRVAPLISGSYPLEGLPAALEKLSKGQGIKYAIIP, via the coding sequence ATGCGCGCAAGCTATCTGGTAAAGCCGGGCTCTCTCGAACTGCGGGAGGTCCCTGTCCCCGAGCCGGGGAAGGAAGAGGTTCTCATCAAGGTCAGGGCCGCCCTCACCTGCGGCACCGATCTGAAGGCCTATCTGAGAGGCCACCCGATGATCCCCATGCCCGGTGTCTGCGGGCACGAGTTTTCAGGAGTCGTCGCAAAGACAGGCGAGGGCGTAACGGAATTCAAGTCCGGCGACGAGATCATGGCGGTCCATAGCGCGCCCTGTCTCGCCTGCCGGTACTGCCGGAAGGAGCTCTTCAATCTCTGCGAAAATATCATGACCTCGAAGGTCATGGGCGCCTTCGCCGAGTATATACTCCTCCCCTCTCACATCGCACAACAGAATCTCTTCCACAAGCCGCCTCACCTCAGCTTCGAGGAGGCGGCATTCCTCGAACCGCTCTCCTGCGTGGTCCACGGCATGCAGGGAGTCGAGATCAGAAGAGGCGACACCGTGCTGGTCATCGGCACCGGCCCGATCGGCCTCCTGCACCTGCTCCTGCTGAAGCAGAAGGGGGCGACGGTCGTCATCACCGGCCTCGAACAGGAGCGGCTCGACCTCGCAAAGCAGCTGCGCGCCGACGCCGCCATCCTCCCCTCCGGGCTCAAGAGTTTTATCCCGGAGTACACCAACGGCCTCGGCGTCGATACGGTGTTCGAGTGCACCGGCCAGATCGATGTCTGGGAGTCCTCCGTCGATTACGTACGCCGCGGGGGCACGGTCGTCCTCTTCGGCGGCGTGAAACAGGGCACGGTAGCAACCTACGACACCTACCGGCTGCACTACGACGAGTTGACGCTGAAAGGGGTCTTTCACTTCACCCCGCGGGATGTGAAGAAAGCGTATGAGTTGCTGACCGGAGGGACGATCCGTGTTGCGCCGCTCATCAGCGGCAGCTATCCCCTGGAGGGGCTTCCTGCAGCGCTCGAGAAGCTGTCGAAGGGCCAGGGAATAAAATACGCGATTATTCCCTAA
- a CDS encoding cytochrome C — protein sequence MSKTFLAVMSSLFFFSLVSAAWSEEVTYRKHIKPVVDAKCAGCHGKEAAPEYYAFKEEKDKWLAKGQGMRMDTYSHLIFYTAWPDTGALMRRLDDGKGSKEGKQGNMYQYLGATEEERQQNLKLFKEWVGNWTLKRWKDITKEDMNGIKVTY from the coding sequence ATGAGCAAAACGTTTCTCGCCGTAATGAGCAGTCTCTTCTTCTTTTCACTGGTCTCTGCCGCATGGTCCGAAGAGGTGACCTACCGGAAACATATCAAGCCGGTCGTCGATGCCAAGTGCGCCGGCTGCCACGGCAAGGAGGCCGCTCCCGAATACTACGCCTTCAAGGAAGAGAAGGACAAGTGGCTCGCCAAGGGGCAGGGGATGCGGATGGACACCTACAGCCACCTGATTTTTTACACCGCCTGGCCCGACACCGGTGCCCTCATGCGCAGGCTTGATGACGGGAAAGGCTCCAAGGAAGGCAAGCAAGGCAACATGTACCAGTATCTCGGCGCAACCGAGGAAGAGCGGCAGCAGAACCTGAAGCTCTTCAAGGAGTGGGTCGGCAACTGGACATTGAAGCGGTGGAAGGATATCACCAAAGAGGATATGAACGGGATCAAAGTAACGTACTGA
- a CDS encoding DUF2325 domain-containing protein gives MCIALIGGMDRLERHYRSEAESFGVDLKVFTTSENDITAKVRHMDALVIFTNKVSHRVKREVMSVARAKSIPVFLYHSCGVCTLRDCLACLKNPKQEV, from the coding sequence ATGTGTATCGCGCTGATCGGCGGCATGGACAGGCTTGAGCGGCATTACAGAAGCGAGGCAGAGAGCTTCGGCGTAGACCTTAAAGTGTTTACCACATCCGAGAACGATATCACTGCCAAGGTCAGGCATATGGATGCATTGGTGATTTTTACCAATAAAGTCTCACACAGGGTAAAAAGAGAGGTGATGAGTGTCGCGCGAGCAAAGAGTATCCCCGTTTTCCTGTATCACTCATGCGGGGTCTGCACCCTGCGTGACTGCCTCGCTTGTCTGAAAAATCCGAAGCAGGAGGTGTGA
- a CDS encoding transporter: protein MKLNTFSRIETWNDRVARRTRNCFNSIQIAIGGKGMLKKGLLIAALLLIMSNVATAKDILITNDTGTQGKGHLLVEVNSEFSFDEESADGVTTKESGIEFESIFSYGLAENIDFIVALPYAWNKVKEDGVTIQKEEGISDVGLELKWRFYEKDGLSFALKPGISLPTGDDEKGLGAGRAAYGIFFITTKEVQPLLFHLNLAYTRNENKVDERKDIWYASLSGEVELIKKLTFIGNVGVQTNTDPASGSPPAFILGGFNYEVTDAFSVNAGIKGGLTRAETDYAVLTGLAWRF, encoded by the coding sequence ATGAAATTGAATACCTTTTCAAGAATTGAAACATGGAATGATCGTGTAGCGAGGAGGACAAGGAATTGTTTCAATTCTATTCAGATAGCAATAGGAGGAAAGGGAATGCTTAAGAAGGGATTATTAATCGCTGCGCTGCTGCTCATTATGAGTAACGTCGCGACGGCTAAGGATATCTTAATTACCAATGATACAGGCACGCAAGGAAAAGGCCATCTGCTTGTTGAGGTTAACAGCGAGTTTTCTTTTGACGAGGAAAGCGCTGATGGCGTTACCACAAAAGAGTCGGGGATAGAGTTCGAGTCGATATTTTCTTATGGGCTTGCGGAGAACATAGATTTCATTGTTGCGTTGCCCTATGCCTGGAACAAGGTCAAGGAGGACGGGGTCACCATACAGAAAGAAGAGGGCATTTCCGATGTAGGGCTGGAGCTAAAGTGGAGATTTTATGAAAAAGACGGACTGAGCTTTGCCCTGAAGCCGGGTATTTCGCTCCCCACCGGTGATGATGAAAAGGGACTCGGAGCCGGAAGAGCAGCATATGGCATCTTCTTCATTACGACGAAAGAGGTCCAGCCCCTCTTATTTCATCTGAATCTTGCCTACACGAGAAACGAGAACAAGGTCGACGAGAGAAAAGATATCTGGTACGCCTCCCTTTCGGGAGAGGTGGAGCTCATTAAAAAGCTCACGTTCATCGGCAACGTGGGAGTGCAGACGAATACCGATCCCGCGTCGGGCAGTCCGCCTGCCTTCATTCTCGGCGGCTTTAACTATGAGGTCACCGATGCTTTTTCGGTTAATGCCGGCATCAAGGGAGGCCTCACCAGGGCCGAAACCGATTACGCCGTCCTTACCGGTCTAGCGTGGCGGTTCTAA
- a CDS encoding FeoA family protein: MMPLGLLSAGETAEVVEVRGQHQAGQCCAAESKSGSCSQTCRIEDMGLRAGKVIEMLSNGGQGALLVKVDETRLAIGRGMAMKVMVRRLAFSS, from the coding sequence ATGATGCCTCTCGGTCTTTTGAGCGCCGGGGAGACGGCGGAGGTGGTGGAAGTGCGCGGTCAGCACCAGGCGGGCCAGTGCTGTGCTGCGGAGAGCAAGTCCGGGTCGTGCAGCCAGACCTGCAGGATAGAGGATATGGGGCTCCGTGCCGGCAAGGTCATCGAGATGCTGAGCAACGGCGGACAAGGAGCCTTGCTGGTAAAGGTCGACGAGACCCGGCTGGCCATCGGCCGCGGCATGGCGATGAAAGTAATGGTAAGAAGATTAGCGTTCAGCAGTTAG
- a CDS encoding FeoA family protein has protein sequence MNLAKLKPGERGRITHIGVTGPLKRRLMDMGVLVGEEVRVEKVAPLGDPIEVTIKNYNLSLRKKEAEGIAVEVAG, from the coding sequence ATGAATCTGGCGAAGTTGAAGCCCGGAGAGAGAGGGCGCATTACGCATATCGGCGTCACCGGCCCGTTGAAGAGGAGGCTCATGGACATGGGCGTGCTCGTCGGCGAGGAGGTCAGGGTCGAGAAGGTCGCTCCGCTGGGAGATCCCATCGAGGTGACTATTAAAAATTATAACCTCTCGCTCAGGAAGAAAGAGGCTGAGGGAATTGCGGTGGAGGTGGCAGGATGA
- the feoB gene encoding ferrous iron transport protein B has product MSTAVRSKETGTGSERPRLKAQSQKTITVAVAGNPNSGKSTLINAIAGTRLHVGNWPGVTVEKKEALFDYEGTKIKLVDLPGTYSLSPYTQEEIIARDYLVHETPDAIINVVDATNLERNLYLTVQLLELGIPVVLALNIYDEAEQKGYTIDVRAMEALLGVAVIPTVATKKRGLSDVMRTAIESAEKPQQHRPKRLNYGDDIEAAARGVEEQMNRIHPALIERYPARWLALKLMEGDSHVRKEINTGSSGFIGEAVRHLKEAHGDDIESLMADMRYAQAAGLTREVMKRPDIRKMELTEKIDRVVLNRFLGIPLFLAAMWLVFKLTFDVSTPFVDWIDAMTAGPFKRWAEALLGALNAPAWTASLATDGIIAGVGFVLVFVPVIFAMMFFITFLEGSGYMARAAFVMDRAMHAIGLHGKSFIPMLLGFGCNVPAIYATRTLENPRDKALTALLIPLMSCGARLPVYVLFVGVFFSANAGTVLWSLYVLGIVLAVVMGSIFKRTLFKGESPMFIMELPPYRMPSFRSLMIHTWEKGKHFLIKAGTYILAVSIFVWFLLNLPWGVEHKKDSYLGKAGQVIAPALSPLGFGNWEAASSLITGIIAKEIVVGTMGEIYAVTSGDEERTEIPTLTDDLKEIGTSFAGAVRDSAANVISTFGIASISAEEDEEQRPLRSVVQGAFSPLSAYAFMTFVLLYMPCVIVAIAMRQEFGTWKWFGIAFAYQTVLAWGAAFVIYQGGRLLGLE; this is encoded by the coding sequence ATGAGCACAGCCGTTCGCAGCAAGGAGACAGGGACCGGGAGCGAAAGACCGCGGCTTAAAGCTCAAAGCCAAAAGACCATTACCGTTGCGGTCGCCGGCAACCCGAACTCCGGCAAATCGACGCTCATCAATGCCATCGCCGGCACGCGGCTCCATGTGGGCAACTGGCCGGGCGTGACCGTCGAGAAGAAAGAGGCGCTGTTCGACTATGAGGGCACGAAGATCAAACTGGTCGACCTCCCCGGCACCTACAGCCTCAGCCCCTACACGCAGGAGGAGATCATCGCCCGCGATTATCTCGTGCATGAGACGCCCGATGCGATCATCAACGTGGTCGATGCGACGAACCTCGAGAGGAATCTCTACCTGACGGTCCAGCTCCTGGAGCTCGGCATTCCCGTTGTCCTCGCCCTCAATATTTACGACGAGGCCGAGCAGAAAGGGTATACGATCGATGTGCGGGCGATGGAAGCACTGCTGGGCGTTGCCGTCATCCCCACGGTGGCGACGAAGAAGAGGGGTCTGAGCGATGTGATGAGGACCGCGATCGAGAGCGCTGAAAAGCCGCAGCAGCACCGGCCGAAGCGCCTCAACTACGGCGATGACATAGAGGCTGCGGCCAGGGGAGTGGAAGAGCAGATGAACCGCATCCATCCCGCTCTCATCGAGCGGTATCCCGCACGCTGGCTTGCGCTGAAGCTGATGGAAGGGGACAGCCATGTTCGCAAAGAGATCAATACCGGCAGCAGCGGCTTCATCGGCGAGGCGGTGAGGCATCTCAAGGAGGCCCACGGCGATGATATCGAGTCCCTTATGGCGGACATGCGGTACGCACAGGCAGCAGGCCTGACCCGCGAGGTCATGAAGAGGCCCGACATACGGAAGATGGAGCTTACCGAGAAGATCGACAGGGTAGTCCTCAACAGGTTCCTCGGCATCCCCCTCTTCCTCGCTGCCATGTGGCTGGTATTCAAGCTTACCTTTGACGTATCGACCCCCTTCGTCGACTGGATCGACGCCATGACCGCAGGGCCGTTCAAGCGATGGGCAGAGGCGCTCCTGGGCGCATTGAACGCCCCTGCATGGACGGCATCACTGGCAACGGACGGCATTATTGCCGGAGTGGGGTTTGTCCTTGTCTTCGTGCCGGTCATCTTCGCCATGATGTTTTTCATTACGTTTCTTGAGGGCAGCGGCTACATGGCGCGGGCTGCCTTTGTCATGGACCGGGCGATGCACGCCATCGGGCTGCACGGCAAGTCGTTCATCCCGATGCTGCTCGGTTTCGGCTGCAACGTGCCTGCCATCTATGCAACGAGGACCCTCGAGAATCCGCGGGACAAGGCGCTCACCGCACTGCTCATCCCCCTCATGTCCTGCGGCGCGCGCCTTCCGGTATATGTGCTCTTTGTCGGCGTGTTCTTCTCGGCCAATGCGGGAACGGTGCTCTGGTCGCTGTACGTACTGGGCATTGTACTTGCCGTGGTTATGGGAAGTATCTTCAAAAGGACGCTCTTCAAAGGGGAGTCGCCGATGTTCATCATGGAGCTCCCGCCGTACCGTATGCCCTCCTTCAGGAGCCTCATGATCCACACCTGGGAAAAGGGAAAGCATTTTCTGATAAAGGCCGGCACGTATATCCTCGCGGTCTCGATCTTCGTATGGTTTCTCCTCAATCTGCCGTGGGGCGTGGAGCACAAGAAAGACTCCTACCTCGGCAAGGCCGGACAGGTGATCGCTCCTGCGCTGAGCCCTCTCGGGTTCGGCAATTGGGAGGCGGCGTCCTCATTGATCACCGGGATCATCGCAAAAGAGATCGTGGTCGGCACCATGGGAGAGATCTACGCTGTCACAAGTGGGGATGAAGAGAGGACGGAAATCCCTACGCTGACGGATGACCTCAAGGAGATCGGGACCTCTTTTGCGGGGGCGGTCAGGGACTCGGCGGCCAACGTGATCTCGACCTTCGGCATAGCGAGCATATCCGCGGAGGAGGATGAAGAGCAGAGGCCGCTGCGATCGGTTGTTCAAGGCGCGTTCAGTCCGCTCTCCGCCTATGCGTTCATGACGTTTGTGCTTCTTTATATGCCCTGCGTCATTGTCGCCATAGCCATGCGGCAGGAGTTCGGCACCTGGAAGTGGTTCGGCATCGCCTTTGCGTACCAGACAGTGCTGGCGTGGGGTGCCGCGTTTGTGATCTACCAGGGCGGAAGGCTGTTGGGGCTCGAGTAA